Proteins encoded in a region of the Sphingopyxis sp. OAS728 genome:
- a CDS encoding extensin family protein — protein MPIPSFLKPRILIAASAALALSACFGAPDVMKNGGGKQSTTTKPSRPQVVGTPSFTSAEAQQCAFDLKQAGVRFTPLPNQDHGGGCTSIDSVKLLDIGTPVSGLGAMTCPLAKNFAAWVQYAVKPAARKYLGQEVVKIETFGTYSCRNIYGGRSGRMSQHAFSNAIDVSGFLLADGRRVMLDGGWTGDKSSQDFLRALHKSGCRRFGTVLGPDYNAAHYNHFHFDMSGNGYCR, from the coding sequence ATGCCGATCCCGTCGTTCTTAAAACCCCGGATCCTGATCGCCGCCAGTGCGGCGCTGGCGCTATCCGCCTGTTTCGGCGCTCCCGACGTGATGAAAAATGGCGGCGGCAAACAATCGACGACGACCAAGCCGAGCCGCCCGCAGGTCGTCGGTACCCCTTCTTTCACCAGCGCCGAAGCGCAGCAGTGCGCATTCGACCTCAAACAGGCGGGCGTGCGCTTCACGCCGCTGCCGAACCAGGATCATGGCGGCGGCTGCACCTCGATCGATTCGGTGAAGCTGCTCGACATCGGAACCCCGGTATCGGGGCTCGGCGCGATGACCTGTCCGCTCGCGAAGAATTTTGCGGCATGGGTGCAATATGCGGTGAAGCCCGCGGCGCGGAAATATCTGGGGCAGGAGGTCGTAAAGATCGAGACCTTCGGCACCTACAGCTGTCGCAATATCTATGGCGGCCGTTCGGGCCGGATGTCGCAGCACGCTTTTTCCAACGCGATCGATGTATCGGGCTTCCTGCTCGCCGACGGACGCCGCGTCATGCTTGATGGTGGCTGGACGGGCGACAAATCGTCGCAGGACTTCCTCCGCGCGCTGCACAAATCGGGCTGCCGCCGCTTCGGCACCGTGCTCGGCCCCGATTACAATGCGGCGCATTATAATCATTTCCACTTCGACATGAGCGGCAACGGCTACTGCCGCTGA
- a CDS encoding phosphoserine transaminase gives MSEVTTPQVRPTRPYFSSGPCAKPPVWSPEKLATESLGRSHRAKIGKTRLALCIDLMREMLQLPDTHRIGIVPGSDTGAFEMAMWTMLGQRPVTTLAWESFGEGWVTDAAKQLKLDPTVIRADYGQLPDLSQVDWSNDVLFTWNGTTSGVRVPNGDWIADDREGLSFADATSAVFAYDLPWDKIDVATFSWQKVLGGEGGHGVLILGPRAVERLESYTPAWPLPKVFRLVSKGALAEGVFKGETINTPSMLAVEDAIFALEWAKSLGGLEGLKARSDANAAALDKVVADRDWLSHLAADPASRSKTSVCLSVAGADEGFIKKFAGLLEAEGAAYDIAGYRDAPPGLRIWCGATVDTADIEALGPWLDWAYASLSA, from the coding sequence ATGAGTGAAGTGACGACGCCACAGGTGCGCCCGACGCGCCCCTATTTTTCCTCCGGTCCCTGCGCCAAGCCGCCGGTCTGGTCTCCCGAAAAACTAGCTACCGAATCGCTCGGCCGCTCGCATCGTGCGAAGATCGGCAAGACGCGCCTCGCCCTTTGCATCGACCTGATGCGCGAGATGTTGCAGCTTCCCGACACGCACCGCATCGGCATCGTTCCTGGCTCGGACACCGGCGCCTTCGAAATGGCGATGTGGACGATGCTTGGGCAGCGCCCCGTCACCACGCTGGCGTGGGAGAGCTTCGGTGAAGGCTGGGTCACCGATGCCGCGAAGCAGCTCAAGCTCGACCCGACGGTTATCCGCGCCGATTACGGCCAGCTTCCCGACCTCAGCCAGGTCGACTGGTCGAACGATGTCCTCTTCACCTGGAACGGCACCACCAGCGGCGTTCGCGTCCCGAACGGCGACTGGATCGCCGACGACCGCGAAGGCCTGAGCTTCGCCGACGCGACTTCGGCCGTGTTCGCCTACGACCTGCCGTGGGACAAGATCGACGTCGCGACCTTCAGCTGGCAGAAAGTGCTCGGCGGCGAAGGCGGCCATGGCGTGCTGATCCTCGGCCCGCGCGCGGTCGAACGGCTCGAAAGCTACACCCCCGCCTGGCCGCTACCGAAGGTCTTCCGCCTCGTCAGCAAGGGCGCGCTCGCCGAGGGCGTGTTCAAGGGCGAGACGATCAACACCCCCTCGATGCTCGCGGTCGAGGATGCGATCTTCGCGCTCGAATGGGCGAAGTCGCTTGGCGGCCTTGAAGGCCTGAAGGCACGCAGCGATGCGAACGCTGCCGCGCTCGACAAGGTCGTTGCGGACCGCGACTGGCTCAGCCACCTCGCCGCCGATCCCGCCAGCCGGTCGAAGACTTCGGTTTGCCTGTCGGTTGCAGGTGCGGACGAGGGCTTCATCAAGAAGTTCGCCGGGCTGCTCGAAGCCGAAGGCGCGGCCTATGACATCGCGGGCTATCGCGACGCGCCTCCGGGCCTGCGTATCTGGTGCGGTGCAACCGTCGACACCGCCGATATCGAAGCGCTCGGCCCCTGGCTCGACTGGGCCTACGCCAGCCTTTCGGCCTGA
- the purT gene encoding formate-dependent phosphoribosylglycinamide formyltransferase, whose amino-acid sequence MTPTATILLLGSGELGREFVISAKRLGCRVIACDSYEGAPAMQVADGSEVFSMLDGDALRATIEKHRPDHIVPEVEAIRTEILAEVEAEGFHVVPSARAAQLTMNRDAIRDLAASELGLKTSTFEYATSREELVAAAERIGFPLVVKPVMSSSGKGQSTVKDASGIDAAWDYAAAGMRGDRLRVIAEAFIDFDYEITLLTVRHKDGVSFCPPIGHRQERGDYRESWQPAAMSDAALAAAQEMATKVVDALGGHGIFGVEYFVKGDEVIFSELSPRPHDTGMVTLISQSLSEFDLHARAILGLPIPAIAVPDASASAVLLADRDAADFAITGLADALTPPNADTAVDARIFGKPVTRPYRRMGVALAKVAGGTTDDARAAAVAAASKLAIDYRD is encoded by the coding sequence ATGACCCCCACCGCCACCATCCTCCTCCTCGGTTCGGGCGAACTCGGCCGCGAATTCGTGATTTCGGCGAAGCGGCTCGGCTGCCGCGTAATCGCGTGCGACAGCTACGAAGGCGCGCCCGCGATGCAGGTCGCCGACGGGTCCGAAGTCTTCTCGATGCTCGACGGCGATGCGCTCCGCGCCACGATCGAAAAGCATCGCCCCGATCATATCGTCCCCGAGGTCGAGGCGATCCGTACCGAAATCCTCGCCGAGGTCGAAGCCGAGGGTTTCCATGTCGTCCCCTCGGCGCGCGCCGCGCAGCTGACGATGAACCGCGACGCGATCCGCGACCTTGCCGCGAGCGAGCTGGGCCTGAAAACCTCGACCTTCGAATATGCGACGAGCCGCGAGGAATTGGTCGCAGCGGCGGAACGTATCGGCTTTCCGCTCGTCGTCAAACCCGTGATGTCCTCGTCGGGCAAGGGCCAGAGCACGGTCAAGGACGCCAGCGGGATCGATGCCGCATGGGACTATGCCGCCGCCGGGATGCGCGGCGACCGCCTCCGCGTCATCGCCGAAGCCTTTATCGACTTCGATTATGAAATCACCCTGCTCACCGTCCGTCACAAGGACGGGGTCAGCTTCTGTCCGCCGATCGGCCATCGCCAGGAACGCGGCGATTATCGCGAAAGCTGGCAGCCCGCGGCAATGTCCGACGCCGCGCTCGCTGCGGCGCAGGAAATGGCGACCAAGGTCGTCGATGCGCTCGGCGGCCACGGCATCTTCGGCGTCGAATATTTCGTGAAGGGCGACGAGGTCATCTTCTCCGAACTCTCGCCGCGCCCGCACGACACCGGCATGGTGACATTGATCTCGCAGTCGCTGTCCGAATTCGACCTCCACGCGCGCGCGATTCTCGGCCTGCCGATCCCCGCGATTGCGGTGCCCGACGCGAGCGCAAGCGCGGTGCTGCTCGCCGACCGTGACGCGGCCGATTTTGCGATCACCGGCCTCGCCGATGCGCTGACCCCGCCAAACGCCGACACCGCGGTCGATGCGCGCATCTTCGGCAAGCCAGTCACGCGCCCGTATCGCCGCATGGGCGTCGCGCTGGCCAAAGTCGCGGGCGGGACCACCGACGATGCGCGCGCCGCAGCGGTCGCGGCGGCGAGCAAACTGGCCATCGACTACCGCGACTGA
- a CDS encoding DUF805 domain-containing protein — MAEFSINHIARHGFGGLFQTHGRDSRTQFWTFGALVFGPLIVIQFATQIVLTFPSLGDMAAASGSAGNREIFEAQMRGMITSAYVNIGLYLLGALLLLTAAVRRLHDRGRAGWWALILPLGLFATGLGQAERMAAAAKRMPAMLAEMERHPAPDPGAMFEWAVKANVPPGGSDWLAVAGGLLLLGLLIDLARAGTAGPNRFGAA, encoded by the coding sequence ATGGCCGAATTTTCGATCAATCATATTGCGCGGCATGGTTTTGGCGGCTTGTTTCAAACGCATGGCCGCGACAGCCGCACGCAATTCTGGACATTCGGCGCGCTGGTTTTCGGCCCGCTGATCGTCATCCAGTTCGCGACGCAGATCGTGCTGACCTTTCCGTCGCTGGGCGATATGGCGGCAGCATCCGGCAGTGCGGGGAACAGGGAGATTTTCGAAGCCCAGATGCGCGGCATGATCACCTCCGCCTATGTGAACATCGGCCTGTACCTGCTCGGCGCACTGCTGCTGTTGACCGCGGCGGTGCGGCGCCTGCACGACCGGGGACGCGCGGGATGGTGGGCACTGATCCTGCCGCTTGGCCTGTTTGCGACGGGATTGGGGCAGGCCGAACGTATGGCTGCGGCCGCCAAGCGTATGCCCGCGATGCTCGCGGAGATGGAGCGGCACCCCGCCCCCGATCCCGGCGCGATGTTCGAATGGGCGGTTAAGGCCAACGTCCCGCCGGGCGGGTCCGACTGGCTGGCGGTTGCCGGCGGCTTGCTGCTGCTGGGGCTCCTGATCGATCTGGCGCGCGCGGGCACCGCCGGTCCCAATCGCTTTGGCGCCGCGTAG
- the polA gene encoding DNA polymerase I: MSEKNHLYLVDGSSYIFRAYHRLPPLTNPKGVPVGAVYGYTTMLWKLAKDLHDADGPTHLAVILDHSSQSFRNEIYDQYKANRPEPPEDLRPQFPLIRDATRAFSLPCIEMEGFEADDLIASYAEAAVREGWDVTIVSSDKDLMQLIREPAEGPQVDMLDTMKNVRLGLEAVNEKFGVTPDLVGDVLALMGDSVDNVPGVRGVGPKTATKLIQEYGNLTAALDGAEGMKASKLRDNLIEHRAMAELSRILVDLKRDVALPDALDTLKLGAIPPLPLKTFLDEHGFRSLSAKLDLGATPGGPPTFPRANAAPVAAPAGPSTPTLPAMPPIDRAAYECVTTVEALDRWIAEAHAAHVVGIDTETATLDSVTGRLVGVSMATAPGRACYIPLGHGGTDMFAEKPEQIAMDVAIGRLHALFADDAVLKVGHNLKYDIGVLAQHGVTVAPYDDTLVMSFALDAGKHQHGLDELAKLHLDHTCLTFKEMCGTGKSQISFAEVPLDRATQYAAEDADVALRLWKLLKLRLPVEGGTRVYEMVDRPLASIVEGMERAGIMVDREYLARLSGEFATEMLRIEGEVHELAGQPFAIGSPKQLGEILFDKLGLKGGRKGKSGDWSTDQSELERLERDGVPIARKILEWRQLSKLKSTYTDALQQQINATTGRVHTSYSLVGAQTGRLSSTDPNLQNIPIRTETGRQIRDAFIAAPGHVIVAADYSQIELRLAAHMADVPELKEAFARGDDIHSATAIELFGEVNRDTRGKAKTVNFSILYGISRWGLAGRLEVTPDEAQALIARYFERFPGISDYITDTLESARAKGYTETLFGRKTWFPRIKAANQNERAGSERAAINAPIQGTSADLIKRAMARMPKALADAGLSDVRMLLQVHDELVFEAPEDKAEAAGVVIRAVMSGAAEPALTLSVPLEVEVGVGKSWGEAH; encoded by the coding sequence ATGTCCGAGAAGAATCATCTCTATCTGGTCGATGGCTCCAGCTACATCTTCCGCGCCTATCACCGCCTGCCGCCGCTGACGAACCCCAAGGGGGTGCCCGTGGGCGCGGTCTATGGCTACACGACGATGCTGTGGAAGCTCGCCAAGGACCTGCACGACGCCGACGGGCCGACGCACCTCGCGGTGATCCTCGATCATAGCAGCCAGTCGTTCCGCAACGAGATTTACGACCAGTATAAGGCGAACCGGCCCGAGCCGCCGGAGGATCTGCGCCCGCAATTCCCGCTGATCCGCGACGCGACGCGCGCCTTCTCGCTGCCGTGCATCGAGATGGAAGGTTTCGAGGCGGACGACCTGATCGCCTCCTACGCCGAAGCCGCGGTGCGCGAAGGCTGGGACGTCACGATCGTGTCGTCCGACAAGGATCTGATGCAGCTCATCCGCGAGCCTGCCGAAGGCCCGCAGGTCGACATGCTCGACACGATGAAGAATGTCCGCCTCGGGCTGGAAGCGGTGAACGAGAAGTTCGGCGTTACGCCCGATCTCGTCGGCGACGTCCTCGCGCTGATGGGCGACAGCGTCGACAATGTTCCGGGCGTGCGCGGCGTCGGGCCGAAGACGGCGACCAAGCTGATCCAGGAATATGGCAACCTCACCGCCGCGCTCGATGGCGCGGAGGGCATGAAGGCGTCGAAGCTGCGCGACAATCTGATCGAGCATCGCGCGATGGCCGAACTGTCGCGCATCCTCGTCGACCTCAAGCGCGACGTTGCGTTGCCCGACGCGCTCGATACGCTCAAACTCGGTGCGATCCCGCCGCTTCCGCTCAAGACCTTCCTCGACGAACATGGCTTCCGCTCGCTGTCGGCGAAGCTCGACCTTGGCGCGACCCCCGGTGGCCCGCCGACCTTCCCGCGCGCGAACGCTGCGCCGGTTGCAGCGCCCGCCGGGCCGTCGACCCCGACGCTGCCCGCGATGCCGCCCATCGACCGGGCGGCGTATGAATGCGTGACGACGGTCGAAGCGCTCGATCGCTGGATCGCTGAAGCGCATGCCGCGCATGTCGTCGGGATCGACACCGAAACCGCGACCCTCGACAGCGTCACCGGCCGTCTCGTCGGGGTCAGTATGGCGACCGCGCCGGGCCGCGCCTGCTATATCCCGCTCGGCCATGGCGGCACCGACATGTTTGCCGAAAAGCCCGAGCAGATCGCGATGGATGTCGCGATCGGGCGCCTGCACGCACTGTTCGCCGACGATGCGGTGCTCAAGGTCGGACATAATCTGAAGTACGACATCGGCGTGCTCGCGCAGCATGGCGTTACCGTCGCGCCCTATGACGATACGCTGGTGATGAGCTTTGCGCTCGATGCGGGCAAGCATCAGCACGGGCTCGACGAGCTGGCGAAGCTCCATCTCGATCACACCTGCCTGACCTTCAAGGAAATGTGCGGCACGGGCAAATCGCAGATCAGCTTTGCCGAGGTGCCGCTCGATCGCGCAACGCAATATGCCGCCGAGGATGCCGACGTCGCGCTGCGCCTGTGGAAGCTGCTCAAGCTGCGCCTCCCGGTCGAGGGCGGGACGCGCGTCTACGAGATGGTCGACCGCCCGCTCGCCTCGATCGTCGAAGGGATGGAGCGCGCCGGGATCATGGTCGACCGCGAATATCTCGCGCGCCTGTCGGGCGAATTCGCGACCGAGATGCTGCGCATCGAGGGTGAAGTGCACGAACTTGCCGGCCAACCTTTCGCGATCGGCAGCCCCAAGCAGCTCGGCGAAATCCTGTTCGACAAGCTGGGCCTCAAGGGTGGCCGCAAGGGCAAGTCGGGCGACTGGTCGACCGACCAGAGCGAGCTTGAACGATTGGAACGTGACGGTGTGCCGATCGCGCGCAAGATATTGGAGTGGCGCCAGCTTTCGAAGCTGAAGTCGACCTATACCGACGCGCTGCAGCAACAGATCAATGCGACGACCGGCCGCGTCCACACGAGCTACAGCCTCGTCGGCGCACAAACCGGGCGCCTGTCGTCGACCGATCCGAACCTGCAGAATATCCCGATCCGCACCGAAACCGGCCGCCAGATCCGCGACGCCTTCATCGCCGCGCCGGGCCATGTCATCGTCGCGGCCGACTATAGCCAGATCGAACTCCGGCTCGCGGCGCATATGGCCGATGTTCCGGAACTGAAGGAAGCCTTTGCGCGCGGCGACGACATCCACAGCGCGACCGCGATCGAATTGTTCGGCGAGGTCAACCGCGACACGCGCGGCAAGGCGAAGACGGTCAATTTCTCGATCCTCTACGGAATTTCGCGCTGGGGCCTCGCGGGCCGGCTCGAGGTGACGCCCGACGAGGCGCAGGCGTTGATCGCGCGCTATTTCGAACGCTTTCCCGGGATTTCGGACTATATTACCGATACGCTCGAAAGCGCGCGTGCCAAGGGTTACACCGAGACGCTGTTCGGCCGCAAAACCTGGTTCCCGCGCATCAAGGCGGCGAACCAGAACGAACGCGCGGGCAGTGAGCGCGCTGCGATCAACGCGCCGATCCAGGGCACCAGCGCCGATCTGATCAAGCGCGCGATGGCGCGGATGCCGAAAGCGCTTGCGGACGCCGGGCTCTCCGATGTCCGTATGCTGCTCCAGGTCCACGACGAACTCGTGTTCGAGGCGCCCGAGGACAAGGCCGAGGCTGCGGGCGTGGTGATCCGCGCGGTGATGTCGGGCGCCGCCGAACCCGCGCTCACCCTGTCGGTGCCGCTCGAGGTCGAGGTCGGTGTGGGCAAGAGCTGGGGCGAAGCGCATTGA
- a CDS encoding c-type cytochrome, protein MRLAPVLLAGALALAGCGKSETSAEAPATGEPAADTVAVTPTAAMGEQVFRRCVACHTIDKGGANGIGPNLHGVVGRAVASHPDFSYSGAMKAKGGVWDEAALNTYLEAPMKAVPGTRMAFAGVIDAADRKALILYLEEQSK, encoded by the coding sequence ATGCGCCTCGCGCCCGTCCTGCTGGCGGGCGCGCTGGCGCTCGCCGGTTGCGGCAAAAGCGAAACGTCGGCTGAAGCTCCGGCAACGGGCGAACCCGCCGCCGATACTGTCGCCGTCACCCCCACCGCTGCGATGGGCGAGCAAGTCTTCCGGCGCTGCGTCGCATGTCACACGATCGACAAGGGCGGTGCGAACGGCATCGGCCCCAATCTGCACGGCGTCGTCGGCCGCGCGGTCGCGTCGCACCCCGATTTTTCCTATTCGGGCGCGATGAAGGCGAAAGGCGGCGTCTGGGACGAGGCCGCGCTCAACACCTATCTTGAAGCGCCGATGAAGGCCGTGCCGGGTACGCGCATGGCATTCGCCGGCGTGATCGACGCTGCCGACCGCAAGGCACTGATCCTGTATCTGGAAGAACAGTCGAAATAG
- a CDS encoding CDP-alcohol phosphatidyltransferase family protein has product MSKFEPVAKAPVRIQQNILARSERRLLNWLCARLPGWVTPDQLTTLGFAGAVLVAAGYLLSWFDSEWLGLSLLGYIVNWFGDSLDGSLARWRGIERPNYGYFVDHSVDALATLLMISAIGMSPYMRLDVALMAVIGYFLLSIHTFIAAKILGEFRLSYMAGGPTELRLMLMAMTISMPIIGGGDIRGTNFSAFDLFALVVASILVTLFIVQTSATARMLRRRGG; this is encoded by the coding sequence ATGAGCAAGTTCGAACCAGTCGCCAAGGCGCCGGTCCGCATCCAGCAAAACATCCTGGCGCGCAGCGAACGTCGTCTTCTCAACTGGTTATGCGCGCGCCTTCCGGGATGGGTCACCCCCGACCAGCTCACGACGCTCGGCTTTGCCGGCGCCGTGCTTGTCGCCGCGGGCTACCTGCTCAGCTGGTTCGACAGCGAATGGCTCGGCCTTTCGCTCCTCGGCTATATCGTCAACTGGTTCGGCGATTCGCTCGACGGCAGCCTCGCGCGCTGGCGCGGCATCGAGCGTCCTAACTATGGCTATTTCGTCGACCATAGCGTCGATGCGCTCGCGACATTGCTGATGATCAGCGCGATCGGCATGAGCCCCTATATGCGGCTCGACGTCGCGCTGATGGCAGTGATCGGTTATTTCCTGCTGTCGATCCACACTTTCATCGCCGCCAAGATCCTCGGCGAATTCCGCCTGTCCTACATGGCGGGCGGGCCGACCGAACTACGGTTGATGCTGATGGCGATGACGATTTCGATGCCGATTATCGGCGGCGGCGATATCCGCGGCACCAATTTCTCGGCCTTCGACCTGTTCGCGCTCGTCGTCGCCAGTATCCTCGTCACGCTGTTCATCGTCCAGACGTCGGCCACCGCACGGATGCTTCGCCGTCGCGGCGGCTGA
- a CDS encoding prephenate dehydratase, translating to MGSYSASAQHLVDEMREAALAEPARGLAFQGAPGANSDLAAREYDPSSLPMPCYAFQDAIDAVRDGRVDRAIIPIENSLHGRVADIHFLLPESGLSIVGEHFLPIRYGLMSRDLGPVTRAMSHEQALGQCRHWLRKNNIAPVAHSDTAGAAAWVADSDEVGLAALAPPHAAELYGLTLHGTGMEDADHNMTRFVVLAREPLPDFSAIEGPVMTTFMFEVKNIPAALYKALGGFATNGVNMTKLESYQTGGSFAATQFYADIVGAPGEERIDRALEELDFQTKSLRLLGTYAQARVRP from the coding sequence ATGGGCAGTTATTCGGCTTCGGCACAACATCTGGTCGACGAAATGCGCGAAGCGGCGCTCGCCGAACCCGCGCGCGGGCTGGCGTTTCAGGGCGCGCCGGGCGCGAACAGCGACCTCGCCGCACGCGAATATGATCCGAGCTCACTGCCGATGCCTTGCTATGCGTTTCAGGATGCGATCGACGCGGTACGCGATGGCCGCGTCGACCGTGCGATCATCCCCATTGAAAACAGCCTGCATGGCCGCGTCGCCGACATCCATTTCCTGCTTCCCGAATCCGGCCTGTCCATCGTCGGCGAACATTTCCTGCCGATCCGTTACGGCCTGATGAGCCGCGACCTTGGTCCGGTCACGCGCGCGATGAGCCACGAGCAGGCGCTGGGGCAATGCCGTCACTGGCTGCGCAAAAACAATATTGCGCCCGTCGCGCATAGCGACACCGCGGGCGCCGCCGCCTGGGTCGCGGACAGCGACGAGGTGGGCCTTGCCGCGCTCGCGCCGCCGCACGCCGCCGAACTTTACGGGCTGACGCTCCACGGTACGGGGATGGAAGACGCCGATCATAATATGACGCGCTTCGTCGTGCTGGCCCGCGAACCGCTGCCCGATTTCTCGGCCATTGAAGGGCCGGTGATGACGACCTTCATGTTCGAGGTGAAGAATATTCCCGCCGCGCTCTACAAGGCGCTCGGCGGCTTTGCGACCAACGGCGTCAATATGACCAAGCTCGAAAGCTATCAGACCGGCGGCAGCTTTGCCGCGACGCAATTTTACGCCGACATCGTCGGTGCGCCGGGTGAGGAAAGAATCGATCGCGCGCTGGAAGAACTGGACTTCCAAACCAAGTCGCTGCGCTTGCTCGGCACCTACGCGCAGGCGCGGGTAAGGCCTTAA
- a CDS encoding LOG family protein, which translates to MAEDKQPHRSRFHKAKDDAHFAKQAVSTPQTQSPAYRLAFQDTEFLLREDLRPVRFQLELLKPELMLDEAKIESMLVIYGSARIPSPEGAQAVLDAARTPEEQRIAERLAAKAKYYEEARKLARIASQVPPDKNGCRNFVVCSGGGPSIMEAANRGADDEGKESVGLNIVLPHEQAPNRYVTPDLSFQFHYFALRKMHFLLRARAVCVFPGGFGTFDETFELLTLIQTGKIKPIPIVLFSEEFWTRVVNFDALVEEGVISQRDLSLFHFVETAEEAWQIIQDFYGNVQNPN; encoded by the coding sequence ATGGCAGAAGATAAACAACCCCATCGCTCGCGTTTCCACAAAGCCAAGGACGACGCGCATTTCGCCAAACAGGCGGTATCGACCCCGCAGACGCAAAGCCCGGCCTACCGGCTGGCGTTTCAGGACACCGAATTCCTGCTGCGCGAGGATTTACGCCCCGTGCGTTTCCAGCTCGAGCTGCTCAAACCCGAGCTGATGCTCGACGAAGCGAAGATCGAGTCGATGCTCGTCATCTATGGCTCGGCGCGCATTCCGTCGCCCGAGGGGGCGCAGGCGGTGCTCGACGCCGCGCGTACGCCCGAGGAGCAGCGGATCGCCGAGCGGCTCGCGGCCAAAGCCAAATATTATGAGGAAGCGCGCAAGCTGGCACGGATCGCGAGCCAGGTGCCGCCCGACAAAAATGGCTGCCGCAATTTCGTCGTCTGTTCGGGCGGCGGCCCGTCGATCATGGAAGCCGCGAATCGCGGCGCCGATGACGAGGGCAAGGAATCGGTCGGGCTCAACATCGTGCTGCCGCACGAACAGGCGCCGAACCGTTACGTCACCCCCGATCTCAGCTTCCAGTTCCACTATTTCGCGCTGCGCAAGATGCACTTCCTGCTCCGCGCGCGCGCGGTCTGCGTGTTTCCGGGCGGGTTCGGGACGTTCGACGAGACATTCGAGCTGCTGACGCTGATCCAGACCGGCAAGATCAAGCCGATCCCGATCGTGCTGTTCAGCGAGGAGTTCTGGACCCGCGTCGTCAATTTCGATGCGCTGGTCGAGGAGGGCGTGATCAGCCAGCGCGACCTGTCGCTGTTCCACTTCGTCGAAACCGCCGAAGAGGCGTGGCAGATCATCCAGGATTTCTACGGCAACGTGCAGAACCCGAACTGA
- a CDS encoding TVP38/TMEM64 family protein produces MAKCPAPFLRWFAIAFLLASIVGVPLIFQEEFVAVSDRVLAAADERPFAAAALIVGALTLDVFLPVPNGVTNTLAGAAFGFAIGTLVIWLGLMGGSLAGYALGRWAARPLAERFLSADDLARAHILAERIGPVALILSRPVPFLCELTAMAGGIAAMAFGRFAIIMALANLGIAMLFAAIGAAAVEQASSGLLLLGAVGLPLFAWLGWQGVERWCGAKRKKAGTAP; encoded by the coding sequence ATGGCCAAGTGCCCTGCCCCGTTTCTTCGCTGGTTCGCGATAGCTTTTCTGCTGGCATCGATCGTCGGCGTGCCGTTGATCTTCCAGGAAGAATTTGTTGCGGTAAGCGACCGCGTTCTGGCTGCGGCAGACGAGCGACCTTTCGCGGCGGCGGCGCTGATCGTCGGCGCGCTGACGCTCGATGTCTTCCTGCCGGTACCCAATGGCGTGACCAACACGCTCGCGGGTGCGGCTTTCGGCTTCGCAATCGGCACGCTCGTCATCTGGCTCGGCCTGATGGGCGGCAGCCTTGCGGGTTATGCGCTCGGCCGCTGGGCCGCGCGGCCACTCGCCGAGCGTTTCCTCAGCGCCGACGATCTCGCCCGGGCGCATATACTCGCCGAACGCATCGGCCCGGTCGCGCTGATCCTCTCGCGCCCGGTGCCGTTCCTTTGCGAACTGACCGCGATGGCGGGCGGCATTGCGGCGATGGCGTTCGGACGCTTTGCGATCATCATGGCGCTCGCCAATCTGGGGATCGCGATGCTGTTCGCCGCGATCGGGGCGGCGGCAGTCGAACAGGCTTCGTCCGGACTGCTCCTGCTCGGCGCGGTCGGGCTGCCGCTTTTCGCCTGGCTCGGCTGGCAGGGCGTCGAGCGGTGGTGCGGTGCAAAGAGGAAGAAAGCGGGAACAGCGCCCTAG
- a CDS encoding c-type cytochrome, which yields MDNRNNTIAGWALFAGICALGLTIGSQMLFASHNPEKPGYPIEDAEAGAGGGESAVPLPNLLAAADPAKGEAVFAKCAACHTINSGGANGIGPNLFGTMGEEIGHGKHGFAFSAALSGMGGSWDFEKMNAWLTSPRKFAPGTKMSFAGLSSPEDRANLIVYLNAQGSNLPLPAAEAAPAAAAEGAAPAEGAAAAPAADAAAAPAAGAPAAAAPAPAEAKK from the coding sequence ATGGACAATCGCAACAATACTATTGCCGGCTGGGCATTGTTTGCCGGCATTTGCGCGCTGGGCCTGACCATCGGGTCGCAGATGTTGTTTGCCAGCCACAACCCCGAAAAGCCCGGCTATCCGATCGAAGACGCCGAAGCTGGCGCCGGTGGCGGCGAATCGGCCGTGCCCCTTCCCAACCTGCTTGCCGCCGCCGACCCGGCGAAGGGCGAGGCGGTGTTCGCGAAATGCGCGGCCTGCCACACGATCAACTCGGGCGGCGCCAACGGCATCGGCCCGAATCTGTTCGGCACGATGGGCGAGGAAATCGGCCATGGTAAGCATGGCTTCGCCTTCTCGGCCGCGCTGTCGGGCATGGGCGGAAGCTGGGACTTCGAAAAGATGAACGCGTGGCTGACCAGCCCGCGCAAGTTCGCGCCGGGGACCAAAATGTCGTTCGCGGGCCTGTCGAGCCCCGAAGATCGCGCGAACCTGATCGTCTATCTGAACGCGCAGGGTTCGAACCTGCCGCTGCCTGCGGCTGAAGCCGCACCGGCAGCCGCCGCCGAAGGCGCGGCCCCGGCCGAGGGTGCCGCCGCGGCACCTGCTGCGGACGCCGCGGCCGCTCCGGCAGCCGGCGCACCCGCCGCTGCTGCCCCTGCCCCGGCCGAAGCCAAGAAATAA